In Polynucleobacter sp. AP-Ainpum-60-G11, one DNA window encodes the following:
- the ccmD gene encoding heme exporter protein CcmD: MWNSPAEFFAMGGYALYVWCSFGVCALVLLLEPLAVRARHKKIVQRLQREVMAQQFDQKGSK; encoded by the coding sequence ATGTGGAATAGTCCAGCTGAATTCTTTGCAATGGGTGGTTATGCGCTATACGTATGGTGCAGCTTTGGTGTTTGCGCTTTAGTGCTTCTATTAGAGCCTTTGGCTGTTCGTGCTCGCCACAAGAAAATCGTTCAAAGGCTCCAACGTGAAGTGATGGCGCAGCAGTTTGATCAAAAGGGTAGCAAGTGA
- a CDS encoding heme lyase CcmF/NrfE family subunit codes for MIPEFGHYALILALCIAVIQGILPLVGAHQGRREWILLARPAAQTVFLLLAMAFVILAWSFYTNDFSVLYVAEHSNSQMPVIYRLGAVWGGHEGSLLLWIFLLSTWTFLVAQLSKSLDEFMVARVIGVLGLVITGLLLFVLLTSNPFERLLPAAQDGRSLNPLLQDPGLVFHPPMLYMGYVGFSVAFAFAIASLLSGRLDAAWARWSRPWTTAAWVFLTLGIALGSWWAYYELGWGGWWFWDPVENASFIPWLVGTALLHSLAVTEKRGGFKSWTVLLAITAFSLSLLGTFLVRSGVLTSVHAFATDPKRGIFILIFLVLVVGSSLTLYAWRAPKSTLGGKFSLTSRETFILLGNVFLVVSAASVLLGTLYPLLIDALHLGKISVGPPYFNSVFVPIMIPLLVLMGIGPWTSWKNSNLVDVIKRLWVAALMAVIAAGLIPFAMGEFTWLSSLGFLLAFWVIASGILQIIRQAKAGKPTRSFIGMQLAHLGIAVFVIGVTMVGAYQEEKDVRMLAGESVSVGGYQIQLQSVTAVPGPNYKAMQGTLLLSRNGKLEATMYPEKRSYFSSTMPMTEAAIDAGLTRDIYVSLGEELEDKAWAIRVYYKPFVDWIWGGCLLMALGGILAMSDKRYRIKLRKAAA; via the coding sequence ATGATTCCTGAGTTTGGGCATTACGCATTAATTCTAGCCTTATGCATTGCGGTCATTCAAGGCATCCTGCCATTGGTTGGCGCACATCAAGGTCGTCGCGAATGGATTTTGTTGGCTAGGCCAGCTGCGCAAACAGTTTTCCTATTGCTTGCTATGGCATTTGTGATTTTGGCCTGGAGTTTTTATACAAATGATTTTTCTGTTCTCTATGTAGCAGAACATTCCAACTCACAGATGCCCGTTATTTACCGTTTGGGCGCTGTATGGGGCGGTCATGAAGGCTCCCTATTGCTATGGATCTTCTTGTTATCTACTTGGACATTTTTAGTCGCCCAGCTCTCTAAGTCGCTTGATGAGTTTATGGTTGCTCGAGTGATTGGCGTCTTGGGCTTGGTCATCACCGGCTTGCTCTTATTTGTCCTGTTAACTTCAAATCCATTTGAACGGCTATTACCTGCTGCGCAAGATGGACGTTCCTTAAATCCACTCTTGCAAGATCCGGGATTAGTATTTCATCCGCCTATGTTGTACATGGGTTATGTTGGGTTCTCGGTTGCATTTGCATTTGCGATTGCCTCTTTATTGTCTGGACGACTCGATGCTGCTTGGGCACGTTGGTCGCGTCCTTGGACAACAGCAGCTTGGGTATTTTTAACTCTCGGTATCGCCTTGGGCTCTTGGTGGGCTTATTACGAATTAGGTTGGGGCGGTTGGTGGTTCTGGGATCCCGTGGAGAATGCTTCATTTATTCCTTGGTTGGTTGGTACTGCCTTGCTCCATTCTTTGGCGGTGACAGAGAAACGTGGTGGCTTTAAGAGTTGGACAGTCCTATTAGCGATTACTGCTTTTTCACTGTCACTCTTAGGAACGTTCTTGGTGCGCTCTGGAGTGCTCACCTCAGTTCATGCATTTGCGACTGACCCTAAGCGCGGTATCTTTATTTTGATTTTCTTGGTGCTGGTGGTGGGCTCTTCCTTGACGCTCTATGCTTGGCGCGCTCCTAAAAGTACGCTTGGCGGCAAGTTCAGCCTAACTTCGCGTGAAACTTTTATCTTGCTTGGCAATGTTTTCTTGGTGGTGTCTGCCGCATCCGTGCTCCTGGGTACGCTTTACCCTCTACTGATTGATGCTTTGCATTTAGGCAAGATTTCAGTAGGGCCCCCATACTTCAACAGCGTATTTGTACCCATCATGATTCCTTTGCTGGTACTCATGGGTATTGGGCCATGGACTAGCTGGAAGAACTCCAATCTCGTGGATGTCATTAAGCGTCTATGGGTTGCAGCATTAATGGCAGTGATTGCTGCAGGTTTAATCCCATTTGCTATGGGTGAATTTACCTGGCTTAGCAGCCTCGGTTTCTTATTGGCATTCTGGGTGATTGCTTCAGGCATATTGCAGATTATTCGCCAAGCAAAAGCAGGTAAACCAACGCGCTCATTTATTGGTATGCAATTGGCACATCTTGGTATAGCGGTTTTCGTCATTGGCGTCACTATGGTGGGTGCTTACCAAGAAGAAAAAGATGTGCGCATGCTGGCGGGAGAAAGTGTCAGCGTTGGCGGCTATCAAATTCAACTTCAAAGCGTCACTGCAGTGCCCGGGCCGAACTATAAGGCAATGCAAGGCACCCTCTTGCTAAGCCGTAACGGAAAGCTGGAAGCCACGATGTACCCAGAAAAGCGTAGCTACTTTTCTTCAACTATGCCAATGACTGAGGCGGCTATTGATGCAGGCCTCACTAGGGATATCTATGTCTCATTGGGCGAAGAGCTCGAAGATAAGGCGTGGGCTATACGTGTCTATTACAAGCCCTTTGTTGATTGGATTTGGGGCGGTTGTTTATTAATGGCTTTGGGTGGCATCTTGGCAATGTCGGATAAACGCTATCGTATTAAATTACGCAAGGCAGCAGCATGA
- the ccmI gene encoding c-type cytochrome biogenesis protein CcmI, with protein MTSFLISALLLLILVLVLLLRPLFFPAKESATSRRQMNAAIYREELDKLEADRLAGRVDGDSYEQTHAEMRQRLFQDTDEADDLAVLGSPKKTIIGICLFVVLLSAGFYFYLGDATRVAEKNAEAPMTQESVEKMVAEFAAKMEKEPDNLKGWAMLARSYRILGRNAEAAKAYARAGSFVDADPQLLADYADVLAANADGNFAGKPQQLINKALALDPNNLLALWLSGTAAFNAQNYKAAVQSWEKLAKQLPADTDEARAIAASIAEARSKGGLAPAKAPVISNQGVSGQVEIAPELKSKIQPGDVLMVIARKPGERMPVAVLKTAVTAFPINFVLNDALAMSPNALISQLPEVSVEVRISKTGMAMPESGDLLSAPQNIKVGTTNARLMINQVRP; from the coding sequence ATGACTAGTTTTTTAATTTCCGCTCTCCTTTTGTTGATTTTGGTATTGGTGCTTTTGTTGCGCCCGTTATTTTTTCCCGCCAAGGAGTCTGCAACTTCACGTCGTCAAATGAATGCAGCTATTTATCGAGAAGAGCTCGATAAGCTCGAGGCTGATCGTTTAGCGGGCAGGGTGGATGGCGATAGCTATGAACAAACCCATGCAGAAATGCGTCAAAGACTGTTTCAGGATACAGATGAGGCGGATGACCTTGCAGTGTTGGGCTCACCTAAGAAAACCATTATCGGCATCTGCCTTTTTGTGGTGCTACTCTCCGCAGGTTTTTATTTCTATCTTGGCGACGCCACACGCGTAGCTGAAAAGAATGCTGAAGCGCCAATGACGCAAGAGTCTGTCGAAAAGATGGTTGCAGAGTTTGCTGCCAAGATGGAAAAAGAGCCAGATAATTTGAAGGGTTGGGCCATGCTGGCACGCTCTTACCGAATTTTGGGTCGAAATGCTGAGGCTGCTAAGGCTTATGCCCGCGCAGGATCCTTTGTGGATGCTGATCCCCAATTATTGGCTGACTATGCTGATGTATTGGCGGCAAATGCAGATGGCAATTTTGCCGGAAAACCTCAGCAATTGATTAATAAAGCATTGGCACTAGATCCAAATAATTTGCTAGCGCTATGGCTTTCCGGAACGGCTGCCTTTAATGCACAAAACTACAAAGCTGCAGTACAGTCTTGGGAAAAATTGGCAAAGCAATTACCTGCTGATACAGATGAGGCCCGCGCCATTGCAGCCTCCATAGCTGAGGCGCGAAGCAAGGGAGGCTTGGCCCCAGCTAAGGCTCCAGTAATCAGCAATCAAGGTGTAAGTGGGCAAGTAGAGATTGCACCGGAGCTGAAATCCAAAATTCAGCCTGGCGATGTCTTAATGGTGATTGCACGTAAACCTGGTGAGCGTATGCCAGTAGCAGTCCTAAAAACTGCAGTGACTGCATTCCCAATAAATTTTGTTCTGAACGACGCCCTTGCAATGAGTCCCAATGCCTTGATCTCACAATTGCCAGAAGTGTCGGTTGAGGTGCGTATTTCTAAAACAGGTATGGCAATGCCGGAGTCAGGCGATTTGTTATCTGCACCTCAAAATATCAAAGTGGGCACAACGAATGCCCGCCTGATGATTAATCAAGTTAGGCCTTAA
- a CDS encoding cytochrome c-type biogenesis protein, with amino-acid sequence MALTCAGNNVWAKDAVPLADDPVTEQRLIAISEEMRCLVCQNESLAGSRSDLANDLRREIRILIHEGKTDEQIRNFMVERYGDFVLYRPPVKPITWLLWIGPFVILLAGIIGLMVYLRRRNQSVPSTALSAEDNRRIDALLRDVKSSPTENVHD; translated from the coding sequence ATTGCTCTGACATGTGCTGGCAATAACGTTTGGGCTAAAGATGCTGTTCCACTTGCGGATGACCCTGTTACCGAGCAGCGCCTCATTGCGATCTCGGAAGAAATGCGTTGCCTAGTTTGTCAGAATGAATCTCTAGCTGGATCACGTTCGGATTTGGCAAATGATCTGCGTCGAGAAATTCGCATTCTCATTCATGAGGGCAAGACGGATGAGCAAATTCGCAACTTTATGGTCGAGCGTTATGGCGATTTTGTTTTATATCGCCCTCCAGTAAAGCCGATTACTTGGCTTCTATGGATAGGCCCTTTTGTTATTTTGCTTGCTGGCATTATCGGTCTGATGGTCTACCTACGCCGAAGAAATCAAAGCGTACCAAGCACTGCCTTATCTGCAGAGGACAACCGTCGTATTGATGCGCTACTTCGGGATGTTAAATCCAGCCCAACAGAAAATGTACATGACTAG
- a CDS encoding transporter substrate-binding domain-containing protein — MNLISSKVLQQLAPHGVLSAGVYLGNFLLVTGRSSAGELIGIAPDICRAIAKHLDVELNLHGFNTQDELLEAAVSGSCGIVLLGSDPARAQKVTFTPAYVELEACYLVPADSPITDLSQVDQPGIRIASFYKSAYDLWLQRNLKYASLVHADSVKASNEIFISEKLDALAGLKSGLVSVSQDIPGSRILDGQFTGIQQAIATQKSHQESIEFLNACVAEFIESGLVADLIRQYQVRGLSVAKLSKASAEGK, encoded by the coding sequence TTGAACCTGATTTCATCTAAAGTGTTGCAGCAGCTCGCACCTCATGGTGTTCTCTCTGCTGGAGTCTATTTGGGTAACTTCTTATTGGTTACTGGTCGATCATCTGCTGGTGAGCTGATTGGTATTGCGCCAGATATCTGTAGAGCTATTGCAAAGCATTTGGATGTTGAGCTCAATCTACATGGCTTCAATACTCAGGATGAGTTGCTTGAGGCTGCCGTCAGCGGAAGCTGCGGTATCGTATTGTTGGGCTCTGATCCCGCTCGCGCTCAAAAGGTCACGTTTACACCTGCTTATGTCGAACTAGAAGCCTGCTACTTGGTGCCTGCTGATTCACCTATCACTGATTTGTCGCAGGTAGATCAGCCGGGCATTCGGATTGCATCTTTTTACAAGAGTGCTTATGACCTTTGGCTACAGCGCAATCTTAAATATGCCAGCTTAGTACATGCTGATAGCGTGAAGGCAAGCAATGAAATATTTATCAGTGAAAAATTAGATGCTTTAGCGGGCTTAAAATCCGGCCTAGTTTCCGTTTCTCAAGATATCCCTGGATCAAGAATTCTGGACGGCCAATTTACCGGAATACAGCAGGCAATTGCTACTCAAAAATCCCACCAAGAGTCGATTGAGTTTTTAAATGCCTGTGTAGCGGAATTCATCGAATCCGGTTTAGTGGCTGATCTCATTAGGCAATATCAGGTCCGGGGACTATCAGTCGCAAAACTTTCTAAAGCGTCCGCAGAGGGCAAGTAA
- the ccmE gene encoding cytochrome c maturation protein CcmE translates to MKPRHKRAAIIVGALIAIGIAAVLILNALNSNIALYVTPSEVAAGKSPAGQVFRIGGMVKDGSVKRDGLTVHFVITDMVKDIPVAYTGILPDLFKEGKGAVIQGRLNPDGQFIASEVLAKHDENYMPPEAKHALEQAQKNGNK, encoded by the coding sequence GTGAAACCAAGACACAAACGAGCTGCCATTATTGTTGGCGCACTCATTGCTATTGGCATTGCGGCTGTGTTGATTTTGAATGCGCTCAATAGCAACATCGCCTTATATGTAACGCCTAGTGAAGTGGCTGCTGGAAAGTCTCCGGCCGGTCAAGTTTTCCGAATTGGTGGCATGGTCAAAGATGGCTCAGTTAAACGAGATGGTTTAACAGTGCACTTTGTGATTACCGACATGGTGAAAGACATTCCAGTTGCGTATACCGGCATTCTTCCGGATTTATTTAAAGAGGGTAAGGGCGCAGTTATTCAAGGTCGCCTTAATCCAGATGGACAATTTATTGCTAGCGAAGTATTGGCTAAGCATGATGAGAACTACATGCCTCCAGAAGCTAAGCATGCCTTGGAGCAAGCTCAAAAAAATGGAAATAAATAA
- the ccmA gene encoding cytochrome c biogenesis heme-transporting ATPase CcmA, which translates to MTAINPTFPASSTAALEARAISCVRGERELFSNLDLQVFAGQCLHIRGENGVGKTSLLRLLTGLASPETGEVLWNGNAIKKEASEYHSKLLFLGHRDALKEDLSALENLRLYAAIDGITLSEQDAFASLWRFGLKGREDLSVSCLSAGQKKRVLMARMLTRRAQVWILDEPFNALDAHAVQELQALIAEHLESNGLVVLTSHQPLAIPGLRVLDL; encoded by the coding sequence ATGACAGCCATTAACCCCACCTTTCCAGCATCTTCAACTGCAGCCCTTGAGGCTCGAGCGATCTCGTGTGTGAGGGGTGAGCGAGAACTTTTTTCAAATCTTGATTTACAGGTATTTGCTGGTCAGTGCCTCCATATTCGTGGGGAGAATGGCGTTGGCAAAACAAGTCTGTTGCGCTTGCTAACTGGTCTAGCTTCCCCGGAGACTGGCGAGGTTCTTTGGAATGGCAATGCCATTAAAAAAGAAGCTTCGGAATATCACAGCAAGCTCTTATTTTTAGGGCACCGCGATGCTTTGAAAGAGGATCTCAGTGCCCTAGAAAATTTACGTCTGTATGCCGCAATCGATGGCATTACTCTTTCTGAGCAAGATGCTTTTGCCTCCTTATGGCGATTTGGTTTAAAGGGGCGCGAAGATCTGTCTGTGAGTTGCTTATCAGCAGGTCAGAAAAAACGCGTATTGATGGCCCGCATGTTGACGCGACGCGCACAAGTTTGGATTTTGGATGAACCTTTTAATGCCTTAGATGCTCATGCAGTTCAGGAGTTACAAGCATTAATAGCCGAACATCTTGAGAGCAATGGCTTGGTTGTATTGACTAGTCATCAGCCCTTAGCTATTCCTGGTCTGCGAGTGCTGGACCTATGA
- a CDS encoding DsbE family thiol:disulfide interchange protein, with protein MKAKFLIPLLLFVILVGFLAVGLNRDPHEVPSPLIGKQAPAFELPQLADPQKTFSPESMKGKPWILNVWASWCVACREEHPVLVELGKLQVAPIIGLDYKDKRDDAMAMLTRQGNPYVLSAFDANGRVGIDYGVYGVPETYVIDKAGVIRFKHIGPITMELLNKKIIPLLGELK; from the coding sequence ATGAAAGCCAAGTTTTTAATTCCACTGCTCTTGTTTGTCATTTTGGTTGGATTTTTGGCGGTAGGCTTAAATCGTGATCCACATGAAGTGCCTTCACCTCTGATTGGTAAACAAGCCCCTGCTTTTGAGTTGCCCCAACTGGCTGACCCTCAAAAAACCTTTTCACCGGAAAGTATGAAAGGTAAGCCTTGGATTTTGAATGTATGGGCTTCTTGGTGCGTTGCGTGTCGTGAAGAGCACCCGGTTCTAGTTGAGTTAGGTAAGTTACAAGTTGCACCGATTATTGGCTTGGATTACAAAGATAAGCGTGACGATGCGATGGCTATGCTGACGCGCCAAGGTAATCCTTACGTTTTATCTGCATTCGACGCTAATGGACGGGTGGGTATTGATTACGGTGTGTATGGCGTACCAGAGACCTATGTCATTGATAAAGCCGGCGTAATTCGATTTAAACATATTGGCCCAATCACGATGGAATTGCTCAACAAGAAAATTATCCCTTTGCTAGGTGAGCTCAAGTGA
- a CDS encoding quinone oxidoreductase yields MTTARIVSLSELGSADVIQLIDKELPAPGKGEVQLRQTAIGFNFIDVYQRSGVYPLELPTGLGHEAVGVVEALGEGVTRFKVGDRVMYMNAGIGAYASARNVAVDKLVSVPDGVSDEVAAAVFFKAMTAQYLVQKTYKVKSGDVVLVHAAAGGVGQILAGWAKSLGAFVVGTVGSEAKFAAAKEAGCDAVVDYSKPNWVEEVIKATGGRKANVVYDSVAKTTFLGSLDCAAPFGTVALFGAASGPAPEIHPEILNKKGCLFLTRPSVFPHNATPELLQENARAVFDAIAQGRVKVQIGAKFTLEQAADAHKAAEGRKVSGAIVIMP; encoded by the coding sequence GTGACAACTGCTCGAATTGTTAGTCTTTCAGAACTCGGTAGCGCTGACGTAATCCAATTAATTGATAAAGAGTTGCCAGCTCCGGGTAAGGGTGAAGTACAGCTTCGCCAAACTGCGATTGGTTTTAACTTTATTGATGTGTATCAGCGCTCAGGTGTTTACCCATTGGAATTGCCAACAGGCTTAGGTCATGAGGCAGTTGGCGTAGTCGAAGCCCTTGGTGAAGGTGTTACTCGCTTCAAGGTAGGTGATCGTGTGATGTATATGAATGCCGGCATCGGTGCTTATGCGAGTGCGCGTAATGTTGCTGTAGATAAGCTAGTATCTGTACCAGACGGCGTATCCGATGAAGTAGCTGCGGCTGTTTTCTTTAAGGCAATGACTGCGCAATACTTGGTACAGAAAACATATAAAGTGAAATCTGGAGACGTGGTGCTAGTGCATGCTGCCGCTGGTGGAGTTGGCCAGATTTTGGCGGGATGGGCAAAATCATTAGGCGCTTTTGTGGTTGGCACTGTAGGATCTGAGGCCAAGTTTGCTGCTGCAAAAGAAGCGGGATGTGATGCCGTGGTGGATTATTCGAAGCCGAATTGGGTTGAAGAGGTTATCAAGGCTACAGGTGGTCGTAAAGCGAATGTAGTTTATGACTCAGTTGCTAAAACCACATTCTTAGGATCTTTAGACTGTGCAGCGCCATTTGGCACAGTAGCTTTATTTGGTGCAGCCTCTGGCCCAGCGCCAGAAATTCATCCAGAGATTTTGAACAAGAAGGGCTGCCTCTTTTTAACTAGACCCTCTGTCTTCCCGCATAACGCTACTCCAGAGCTGCTACAAGAAAATGCTCGTGCAGTATTTGATGCGATTGCCCAAGGTCGCGTGAAAGTGCAGATCGGTGCCAAGTTCACGCTGGAGCAGGCAGCTGATGCACATAAGGCTGCTGAGGGAAGAAAAGTTTCAGGAGCGATTGTGATCATGCCTTAA
- the ccmB gene encoding heme exporter protein CcmB: protein MNAFIAIVQRDLLLVMRRKSEVLTALFFFVIVTSLFPLGIGADTALLRKIAPGVIWVAALLSTLLGLQRMFAADYADGTLEQLVLSPNAFTSLVFGKIIAHWLVCGLPLVLLAPVIGIQFDLDAQSLKVLMVTLLLGTPVLSLLGSIGAALTLGVRGGSVLMSLLILPLYIPVLIFGAGAVYASSVGLDITGHFSLLGALLILALAFVPWVSANAVKIAIE from the coding sequence ATGAACGCCTTTATTGCTATCGTCCAGCGCGATCTACTATTAGTAATGCGTCGCAAGAGTGAGGTGCTGACAGCATTATTTTTCTTTGTCATCGTGACTAGCTTATTTCCGCTAGGCATTGGCGCTGATACCGCTTTACTCAGAAAAATTGCCCCAGGCGTGATTTGGGTCGCCGCTTTACTTTCTACCTTGCTTGGTTTGCAGCGAATGTTTGCAGCTGATTATGCAGACGGTACCTTAGAGCAATTGGTCTTATCTCCAAATGCATTTACGTCCTTAGTGTTTGGCAAAATTATTGCTCACTGGTTGGTATGTGGACTACCTTTAGTTTTGCTGGCGCCGGTGATTGGTATTCAGTTTGACCTGGATGCTCAGTCTTTGAAAGTGTTGATGGTGACTTTATTGCTGGGGACACCAGTTTTGTCCTTGTTGGGGTCGATAGGGGCGGCCTTAACTCTAGGAGTGAGAGGCGGCAGCGTCTTGATGAGTCTTTTGATTTTGCCTCTCTATATTCCTGTATTGATTTTTGGCGCAGGTGCCGTGTACGCCAGTAGCGTGGGGCTAGATATCACGGGGCATTTTTCGCTATTGGGCGCGTTATTGATTTTGGCATTAGCATTTGTGCCTTGGGTGAGTGCTAATGCAGTAAAGATTGCAATCGAATGA
- a CDS encoding carboxypeptidase-like regulatory domain-containing protein has translation MTYAQIPNTQYSQGVSYISGGVGEEESQAILAEAKQWPVLLELSQLENGRGVWIFGAKIKILNANNQVVFDAQADGPYMLINLPTGDYQLEGTYEEKVQKRSIAVKSTLPQKINLFWRSS, from the coding sequence ATGACATACGCACAAATTCCAAATACTCAATATTCTCAGGGAGTCTCCTATATCTCTGGCGGGGTAGGAGAAGAAGAGTCACAGGCGATTTTGGCGGAAGCAAAGCAGTGGCCTGTTTTACTAGAGTTATCGCAGCTTGAAAATGGTCGTGGTGTTTGGATTTTTGGTGCCAAGATCAAAATTCTGAATGCCAATAATCAAGTCGTATTTGATGCGCAAGCCGATGGCCCTTACATGCTCATTAATTTACCTACAGGCGATTACCAGCTTGAGGGAACTTATGAAGAGAAAGTTCAAAAGAGATCTATTGCCGTAAAGTCGACATTGCCACAGAAGATCAATCTCTTTTGGAGATCCTCTTGA
- the ccmC gene encoding heme ABC transporter permease CcmC yields MSNVNNLSSSRIMNWLKFSSPSTFYPLAGKMIPWFWALTIIFGVAGLWVSFFVAPVDAVQGQGYRIIFVHVPASWMSMFIYLVMAAWAGLGLVFNTRLSAMMAQALAPIGAWMAFLSLWTGAFWGKPMWGAWWVWDARLTSELILLFLYLGFMALQASIDNARRADKAGAILALVGVVNVPIIYFSVKWWNTLHQGASVSLTKAPAMAQTMLWGMLLMALCFWMYSIAVGLMRVRAIILEREAHTDWVKQLNEVKP; encoded by the coding sequence ATGAGTAATGTAAATAATTTATCCTCTAGTCGCATCATGAATTGGTTGAAGTTCTCGAGCCCGAGTACGTTTTATCCGCTCGCTGGAAAAATGATCCCTTGGTTCTGGGCGCTCACGATTATTTTTGGGGTTGCTGGCCTGTGGGTTAGCTTCTTTGTGGCTCCAGTAGATGCTGTACAGGGTCAGGGTTATCGCATTATTTTTGTTCATGTGCCCGCTTCCTGGATGTCGATGTTCATCTATCTAGTGATGGCTGCTTGGGCAGGATTGGGGTTGGTATTTAATACGCGACTATCTGCCATGATGGCGCAGGCCTTGGCTCCCATTGGTGCCTGGATGGCGTTTCTTTCTCTATGGACTGGTGCCTTTTGGGGTAAGCCGATGTGGGGCGCCTGGTGGGTTTGGGATGCACGTCTAACTTCAGAGTTAATTCTGCTCTTTTTGTACCTTGGATTTATGGCGCTGCAAGCCTCTATTGATAATGCGCGCCGTGCCGATAAGGCAGGTGCCATTTTGGCCTTAGTGGGTGTGGTGAACGTTCCCATCATTTATTTTTCAGTGAAATGGTGGAATACCTTGCATCAAGGTGCCTCAGTTTCCTTAACCAAGGCCCCAGCCATGGCTCAAACCATGCTGTGGGGAATGCTCTTAATGGCTTTATGCTTCTGGATGTACTCAATTGCAGTGGGGTTAATGCGTGTCCGCGCCATCATTTTGGAGCGTGAGGCCCATACTGACTGGGTTAAGCAATTAAACGAGGTAAAGCCTTGA
- a CDS encoding DUF2452 domain-containing protein, translated as MRIEDTDPARHAGIEYPMEVGAPVFAPIKVLEEKDKAVNVARQNAKLEYDRIMEQAEVLMKQARSLQARLDATEMVHSAKFSFNPLHGKTYHLYFDSRIGLNVLIQNGPDQWSCGIPDAWTYSMAVKKLGDSTWAVVEDEDLVSSSVAVR; from the coding sequence ATGAGAATTGAAGACACGGATCCAGCACGGCATGCCGGTATTGAGTACCCCATGGAAGTGGGCGCGCCTGTATTTGCACCAATCAAAGTCCTGGAGGAAAAAGACAAGGCAGTCAATGTCGCTCGCCAAAATGCCAAGCTTGAATATGATCGCATCATGGAGCAAGCTGAAGTATTGATGAAGCAGGCACGTTCGCTTCAGGCGCGATTAGATGCTACGGAAATGGTTCATAGCGCTAAATTTAGTTTTAACCCCCTGCATGGCAAAACCTACCATCTGTATTTTGATAGTCGCATTGGTTTAAATGTATTAATTCAGAATGGACCTGACCAATGGAGCTGCGGTATCCCTGATGCCTGGACTTATTCCATGGCGGTCAAAAAGCTAGGTGATAGCACATGGGCTGTCGTTGAGGATGAAGATCTTGTATCGTCCTCTGTTGCAGTAAGATAA